In the Sarcophilus harrisii chromosome 1, mSarHar1.11, whole genome shotgun sequence genome, one interval contains:
- the LOC100920622 gene encoding olfactory receptor 13D1-like: protein MDKGNYTIVTEFFLVGLSHYPGLQICLYVLCLLMYLVILLGNSILIIISIMDPHLHTPMYFFLGNLSFLDICYTSSFIPKILINFTSQRKSISFIGCTLQMVISLGLGCTECILLAVMAYDRYVAICNPLRYTIIMNKGLCAQMAAWTWIAGFLISLVQTVLAMIKPFCGNIIDHITCEILALLKLICVDISLNVFIMTIASIVILISPLLLIFISYVFILVTILRINSREGRKKAFSTCSAHLTVVILFYGSALFMYMKPKSKDTKTSDEIIVLSYGVVTPMLNPIIYSLRNKEVKGAVKKVLFRNLFLQNI from the coding sequence ATGGACAAGGGGAATTACACTATTGTAACTGAGTTTTTTCTGGTGGGGCTTTCTCATTACCCAGGCCTCCAAATATGCCTTTATGTGCTTTGTTTATTGATGTACTTGGTGATCCTGTTGGGAAATAGCATCCTCATTATTATCAGCATCATGGATCCCCACCTTCACACCCCAATGTACTTTTTCCTTGGGAATCTCTCCTTCTTGGATATCTGTTACACTTCCTCCTTCATTCCTAAGATTCTGATTAATTTTACATCTCAAAGAAAATCCATTTCTTTCATTGGATGTACATTACAGATGGTTATTTCTCTTGGATTGGGGTGCACAGAATGCATTCTCCTGGCAGTTATGGCCTATGACAGGTATGTAGCCATCTGCAATCCCCTGAGATACACCATCATCATGAACAAGGGACTTTGTGCACAAATGGCAGCTTGGACCTGGATAGCAGGATTTCTCATTTCCCTGGTGCAAACTGTGCTTGCCATGATAAAACCTTTTTGTGGGAATATCATTGATCATATTACCTGTGAGATCTTGGCCCTTCTCAAGCTTATTTGTGTAGACATATCCCTCAATGTGTTTATCATGACAATTGCAAGTATTGTTATCTTAATCAGTCCTCTGCtgctcattttcatttcttatgtttTCATCCTTGTCACTATTCTGAGAATTAACtctagggaagggagaaaaaaggccTTTTCCACTTGTTCAGCCCACCTAACTGTGGTGATCTTGTTCTATGGCTCTGCCCTTTTCATGTATATGAAACCCAAGTCCAAAGACACGAAGACTTCTGATGAGATCATTGTGCTTTCCTATGGGGTAGTGACCCCAATGCTGAACCCTATCATCTACAGCCTGAGGAACAAAGAGGTGAAAGGGGCTGTGAAGAAAGTTCTATTCAGAAATCTCTTTTTACAGAATATATGA